The Terriglobia bacterium genome has a window encoding:
- a CDS encoding efflux RND transporter permease subunit — MNRSYGLAGRIAHGFVNSKLTPLIIGASILLGAFAVWQTPREEEPQIIVPMLDVMVSMPGATPKEVEERVSIPMEKLLRQVPNVEYVYSISRPGASLVIVRFKVGTKEEDAIVKTYNKLYSNFNEIPPGVSQPIIKVHSIDDVPILALTLWGPNYDSYRLRQIAAELEHTIKQTDDVSETHLIGGLPRAVRVVLDSSRLAAYGVPAGQVVSSLQGANTRAIAGSYAESNTEFQVEAGRFLGTAQDLAQVVVGVKNNRPVYLRDVATSITDGPSEPTDYVMFSSAAGSPNARPGDYPAVTITVAKRKGTNATIIAEKILERVHELRGNTIPADLNITTTRNYGKTAEEKSNELLKHLLLATLSVTLLIAIALGWRESGVVLLAVPVTLALTLAVFYLYGYTLNRVTLFALIFSIGILVDDAIVVVENIVRHFRLPQNRGRSLIDVAVEAVDEVGNPTILATFAVIGAILPMAFVRGLMGPYMRPIPVGASAAMLFSLIVAFVVSPWAALRLLRHYADSDGSHHHETEGWTTKLYRRVMTPLISDAKHRWFFLGGVVVLLLAAITFVPLKWVKVKMLPFDNKSEFQVIVNMPDGTPLEQTTRVAQALGGYLAKQPEIANYQIYSGTSGPYNFNGLVRHYYLRNQPNQADIQVNLLPQGKRSEQSHAIARRIRPELDKIAEPYGARIEVSEVPPGPPVLQTLVAEVYGPDLNGQMKIAGQIKQIFKQTPGVVDVDWYVEDPQIKYDLVVDLDKAALHSVSAADVTRTVQIALRGADAGLLHTTSDREDVPINVRLSRADRSSIQQLQAIKLPTATGGQVSLGEVTTLKKTTINKSIYRKNMERVVYVTGDVAGGEESPVYAILKMNKQLDKLIVPGGYHLARYNAVQPASTDRYSMKWDGEWQITIEVFRDLGLAFAAVLVLIYVLVVGWFRSFITPLVIMAPIPLTLVGILPAHAMLGAFFTATSMIGFIAGAGIIVRNSIILVDFIELRRAQGMPLEEAVVDAGAVRFRPMLLTAAAVVVGASVILFDPIFQGLAVSLMAGEVASTLLSRMAVPVLYYMVQKRLGPVEPHIHSPENVAACETPVCDVPEQSKA, encoded by the coding sequence ATGAACCGCTCCTACGGACTTGCCGGAAGAATCGCGCACGGCTTCGTCAATTCCAAGCTGACGCCACTCATCATCGGCGCGTCCATCCTGCTCGGCGCCTTCGCCGTGTGGCAGACACCGCGCGAAGAAGAGCCGCAGATCATCGTTCCCATGCTCGACGTCATGGTCTCGATGCCGGGGGCGACACCGAAAGAAGTCGAAGAACGCGTCAGCATCCCCATGGAAAAGCTGCTCCGGCAGGTTCCGAACGTCGAGTACGTCTATTCCATCTCGCGCCCCGGCGCCAGCCTCGTCATCGTTCGCTTCAAGGTCGGCACCAAGGAAGAAGACGCGATCGTTAAGACCTACAACAAGCTCTACTCGAACTTCAATGAGATACCGCCCGGCGTTTCGCAGCCAATCATCAAAGTTCACTCGATCGATGACGTTCCGATTCTCGCTCTGACGCTGTGGGGGCCGAACTATGACTCCTACCGTCTCCGTCAGATCGCCGCCGAACTCGAACACACCATCAAGCAGACCGATGACGTCTCCGAGACGCACCTGATCGGCGGCTTACCCCGCGCGGTCCGCGTCGTGCTCGACTCCAGCCGCCTTGCAGCCTATGGAGTCCCCGCCGGACAGGTTGTCTCTAGCCTGCAGGGCGCCAACACTCGTGCCATCGCCGGCAGCTACGCTGAATCCAACACCGAATTCCAGGTCGAAGCCGGACGTTTCCTCGGCACCGCGCAGGATCTCGCGCAAGTCGTCGTCGGCGTGAAGAACAATCGCCCCGTATATCTGCGAGACGTCGCGACCAGTATCACTGACGGGCCTTCCGAGCCGACCGATTACGTCATGTTCAGTTCGGCCGCGGGATCTCCCAACGCGCGGCCCGGCGACTATCCCGCCGTCACCATCACCGTCGCCAAGCGCAAGGGAACCAACGCCACCATCATCGCGGAAAAGATCCTGGAGCGTGTGCACGAACTCCGTGGCAACACCATTCCCGCCGATCTCAACATCACAACCACCCGCAACTACGGCAAAACCGCGGAAGAGAAGTCCAACGAATTGCTGAAACACCTGTTACTGGCAACCTTGTCCGTCACGCTGCTGATCGCAATAGCGCTCGGTTGGCGTGAATCCGGCGTCGTGCTGCTGGCGGTGCCAGTCACCCTCGCGCTTACGCTCGCGGTCTTCTATCTATACGGCTACACACTCAACCGCGTCACCCTCTTCGCGCTCATCTTTAGCATAGGCATCCTCGTCGACGACGCCATCGTCGTCGTCGAAAACATCGTTCGCCACTTCCGCTTGCCGCAAAATCGCGGCCGCTCCCTCATCGATGTCGCCGTCGAAGCTGTCGACGAAGTCGGCAACCCGACCATCCTCGCCACCTTCGCCGTCATCGGCGCAATCCTGCCCATGGCCTTTGTTCGCGGCCTCATGGGTCCGTACATGCGGCCGATTCCGGTGGGCGCATCGGCCGCCATGTTGTTCTCGCTGATCGTGGCCTTCGTCGTCTCGCCCTGGGCGGCGCTGCGCCTTCTGCGTCATTACGCGGACTCAGACGGCAGCCATCATCACGAAACCGAGGGCTGGACCACGAAGCTTTACCGTCGCGTGATGACCCCACTCATCTCGGACGCCAAGCACCGGTGGTTTTTCCTTGGTGGAGTCGTCGTCCTCCTGCTCGCTGCGATCACGTTCGTCCCGCTCAAATGGGTAAAAGTGAAGATGCTCCCCTTCGACAACAAGAGCGAGTTCCAAGTCATCGTCAATATGCCCGACGGAACTCCACTCGAGCAGACGACCCGCGTCGCACAAGCGCTGGGTGGCTATCTCGCCAAGCAACCTGAGATTGCAAACTACCAGATCTATTCGGGAACATCAGGCCCTTACAACTTCAACGGACTCGTCCGTCATTACTACCTGCGCAATCAACCCAACCAGGCCGACATTCAGGTCAACCTGCTGCCGCAGGGCAAGCGCAGCGAACAGAGCCACGCCATCGCGCGACGCATCCGTCCGGAACTGGACAAGATCGCCGAACCCTACGGCGCTCGCATCGAGGTGAGCGAAGTGCCCCCTGGACCGCCGGTACTGCAAACACTCGTTGCTGAGGTCTACGGTCCCGACCTCAACGGCCAGATGAAGATCGCCGGCCAGATCAAGCAGATCTTTAAACAAACGCCGGGTGTGGTTGACGTCGACTGGTACGTTGAGGATCCGCAAATCAAGTACGACCTCGTCGTCGATCTCGACAAAGCTGCGCTTCATAGCGTCTCTGCCGCCGACGTTACCCGGACTGTGCAAATCGCTCTTCGTGGAGCCGACGCCGGTCTGCTGCACACGACATCAGACCGCGAGGATGTCCCGATTAATGTCCGCCTCAGCCGCGCCGACCGCTCCAGCATCCAGCAACTCCAGGCGATCAAGCTGCCGACTGCCACCGGCGGCCAGGTCTCGCTGGGCGAAGTTACAACACTGAAAAAGACCACCATCAACAAGAGCATCTATCGCAAGAACATGGAGCGCGTCGTTTACGTCACGGGCGATGTCGCGGGCGGGGAAGAGAGTCCGGTCTACGCCATCCTCAAAATGAACAAACAACTGGACAAACTGATCGTGCCCGGCGGCTACCACCTCGCACGATACAACGCCGTCCAACCCGCATCGACCGATCGGTACTCGATGAAGTGGGACGGCGAGTGGCAGATCACAATCGAGGTCTTCCGCGACCTCGGGCTGGCCTTCGCCGCCGTGCTCGTCCTTATATATGTGCTCGTGGTCGGCTGGTTCCGTTCGTTTATCACGCCCCTGGTGATCATGGCGCCGATCCCGCTGACCCTTGTCGGCATTCTCCCGGCGCACGCCATGCTCGGCGCGTTCTTCACCGCGACCTCGATGATCGGCTTCATCGCCGGCGCCGGGATCATCGTGCGCAACTCCATCATCCTCGTCGACTTCATCGAATTGCGCCGCGCGCAGGGGATGCCGCTCGAAGAAGCCGTGGTCGATGCCGGAGCGGTGCGCTTCCGCCCGATGCTGCTGACCGCCGCTGCCGTCGTCGTCGGCGCCAGTGTTATCCTGTTTGACCCGATTTTCCAAGGCTTGGCCGTGTCGCTGATGGCTGGAGAAGTAGCGTCAACCCTGCTCTCCCGCATGGCCGTGCCGGTCCTGTATTACATGGTGCAAAAGCGCCTGGGCCCCGTGGAACCACACATTCACTCGCCAGAGAACGTCGCAGCCTGCGAAACGCCGGTGTGCGACGTCCCTGAGCAGAGCAAAGCTTGA
- a CDS encoding DUF2892 domain-containing protein: protein MTVERGLRLMAGTFILLSVALGYWVSPYWYLFTAFVGLNLLQSGFTNWCPAMWMLRKAGLQDAVCAPKIVSKSA from the coding sequence ATGACCGTAGAACGTGGACTTCGATTGATGGCCGGGACCTTCATCCTGCTCTCGGTAGCCCTGGGCTACTGGGTTAGCCCCTACTGGTATCTCTTCACCGCCTTCGTCGGCCTCAACCTGCTTCAGTCCGGATTCACCAACTGGTGTCCCGCCATGTGGATGTTGCGCAAGGCCGGCCTTCAGGACGCGGTCTGCGCCCCTAAGATAGTCTCCAAAAGCGCTTGA
- a CDS encoding TetR/AcrR family transcriptional regulator, which translates to MPKLTERVLEKNQVHIEEAALRVFTRQGFHGTSVREIAAEAGVSLGNLYNYYKTKEDIFESLVKRFDQRMARIMATRLAPLIGSLDPANLHNLSGVVREIVRDHPDYWRLMYIDVVEFGNRHFEHIFRDLVPILRRLNPQLSQKKVSGGIDPTVAFAAIYLQFFTYYLVETLFGGKQHLGLPEDEAIGQLIRLFTAGLGSNGNGKQAPARRRRK; encoded by the coding sequence ATGCCCAAGCTTACTGAACGCGTCCTCGAAAAAAATCAGGTCCACATCGAAGAAGCCGCCCTCCGCGTCTTCACCCGGCAGGGATTCCACGGTACCTCTGTCCGCGAAATCGCCGCCGAAGCCGGCGTCTCCCTCGGCAATCTCTACAACTACTACAAGACTAAAGAGGACATCTTCGAGAGCCTGGTCAAGCGTTTCGACCAGCGCATGGCCCGCATCATGGCCACGCGCCTGGCGCCGCTCATCGGTTCTCTCGATCCCGCAAATCTCCACAACCTCTCCGGCGTAGTCCGCGAAATCGTGCGCGACCATCCTGACTACTGGCGTCTCATGTACATCGACGTCGTCGAGTTCGGGAACCGGCATTTCGAGCACATCTTCCGCGATCTCGTCCCCATTCTTCGCCGGCTCAACCCGCAACTCTCGCAGAAGAAGGTGAGTGGAGGCATCGATCCGACCGTCGCATTCGCGGCGATCTACCTTCAATTCTTCACCTATTACCTGGTTGAAACCTTATTTGGTGGCAAACAGCACCTCGGCTTGCCCGAAGACGAAGCCATCGGTCAACTCATCCGGCTCTTCACCGCCGGACTGGGCAGCAACGGCAACGGCAAGCAGGCGCCCGCGAGGCGCAGGAGAAAATGA
- a CDS encoding carboxypeptidase regulatory-like domain-containing protein, producing the protein MKKLLVALAAAMLLFSSVGLFAQTSTTGQIAGTVLDPTGALVPGAKLVLTSDAGVQRTIDSDVSGHYTFPLLPPGRYTLEVNAPGFAVANFTGVVANITETTTLDVALKVKSATGESIEVSAAPPLVQSENATQGRVIQQETIRQLPLPTRNFQQLLTLTPGTTGSLQNSSELGRGDAVISVNGQRTTSNSVVINGMDAAAIGTGGTPNLAVPATDSLQEFIVQTSLYDASTGRSTGGVVAAVTKSGTNHWHGNIYEFLRNKSLNANNFFLKRQGTERPDYKRNQFGGTLGGAIVKDKFFVFMSYQGTRETNGTSLTNSLSTVFVPGCLTNDRSTAALYKLTATVANGGCGMGILGAYFPNGYFDPVALKIFQAQLPNGQYLIPSPVSSTNSATPVPVTIPTISKFQEDQFNFNLDYKLSQNNTVSGKFFWADNPTTQGLYSFAGVQNAIQAPGAATQVNLKNRVLSISEMWVISPTMINDFRAGGNVITVDSIPDQPFTTAEWGITNPLGFTPAPSINVSNAIDLNASPLASNFSQNKTYTFGDTLTWTKGKHTLKFGGEYKRQVINLRYDAYNNGQLFYLDYGTMMSGYPLLSILGTGDPYRAIRANDFNLFIQDDWRVSNRLTINAGLRWDVYGAFTEEKGRFVAFDPRLAETAALPNPAQYLPYGGVAVTAGFVQAGNGNVPGIPKVQDGLVDTPYKNFGPRIGFAFRPNPDNDTVVIRGGYGIYYDRINARSFNSQVFNPPYNLVGLNLSNFVTHLISPANPYVQVPAPSEFPIAFNNTTYFPNGGPPFFLPVGASATTSAVPVNGIYPDRSNFVTPYVQQYNFGVQWEALKNTLLDVSYVGSMSHKLTRLWNLNQSTLPTNVYYGPYSGPYPYGLSGLASAPLGTFVQQTSGQSSYNSLQASVTRRYANGLQFLTSYTWSHSIDDFSGGAVNDLTGVIGDTHQNYFGSSDFDRRHRFVVSFVYDLPKAYRGGAGFPKQVLNNWQLAGVGTWQSGVPFSIIGNASAFVAVYADFKPGETVGSATKSGDVVSRLNSYFNPASFQQPTGASWGNVPRNAFVGPGQKNLDLSLVKFFPIREQQKVEFRSEFFNVFNHTNFANPVNVLASAQFGQILATSTGPRVIQFALKYSF; encoded by the coding sequence ATGAAGAAGCTATTAGTCGCATTGGCCGCTGCGATGTTGCTGTTCTCCTCAGTAGGCCTCTTCGCGCAGACCTCGACGACGGGCCAGATTGCGGGCACCGTCCTCGATCCCACCGGCGCCCTCGTCCCCGGCGCCAAACTCGTCCTCACCAGCGACGCCGGCGTCCAACGCACCATCGATTCCGACGTCTCGGGACATTACACCTTCCCGCTCCTGCCCCCCGGGCGGTATACGCTCGAAGTGAACGCACCCGGCTTCGCCGTCGCCAACTTTACCGGCGTGGTGGCGAACATCACCGAGACGACTACTCTGGACGTCGCGCTCAAGGTGAAATCCGCCACCGGCGAGAGCATCGAAGTCAGCGCCGCTCCTCCGCTCGTGCAGTCGGAGAACGCCACCCAGGGCCGCGTCATCCAGCAGGAGACAATTCGCCAGCTGCCGCTCCCGACCCGAAACTTCCAGCAACTGCTGACACTTACCCCCGGCACAACCGGTTCTTTGCAGAACTCCTCTGAACTGGGCCGTGGCGACGCCGTTATCAGTGTCAACGGCCAGCGCACTACGTCGAACTCGGTCGTCATCAACGGCATGGACGCCGCCGCAATCGGCACCGGCGGCACACCGAACCTCGCCGTTCCGGCCACCGACTCCTTGCAGGAATTCATCGTGCAGACCAGCCTCTATGACGCCTCCACCGGCCGCAGTACCGGCGGTGTCGTCGCAGCCGTCACCAAGAGCGGCACCAATCACTGGCACGGTAACATCTACGAATTCCTCCGCAATAAATCACTCAACGCCAACAACTTCTTCCTGAAGCGACAGGGAACCGAGCGCCCCGACTACAAGCGCAACCAGTTCGGCGGCACCCTCGGCGGCGCAATCGTGAAGGACAAGTTCTTCGTATTCATGTCCTACCAGGGTACGCGCGAAACCAACGGCACCTCGCTCACGAACTCACTCTCGACCGTCTTCGTTCCCGGATGCCTGACCAACGATCGGTCGACCGCGGCGCTGTACAAACTGACGGCCACAGTTGCGAATGGTGGCTGTGGCATGGGCATTCTCGGGGCCTACTTCCCCAATGGCTACTTTGATCCAGTCGCGCTAAAAATTTTCCAGGCGCAACTGCCCAACGGTCAGTACCTGATTCCATCACCGGTTTCCTCGACCAACAGCGCCACCCCGGTCCCGGTGACAATCCCGACCATCTCCAAATTTCAGGAAGACCAGTTCAACTTCAATCTCGATTACAAGCTCAGCCAGAACAACACGGTTAGCGGAAAGTTCTTCTGGGCGGACAACCCAACGACGCAAGGACTTTACAGTTTCGCTGGTGTGCAGAACGCGATCCAGGCTCCGGGTGCCGCAACGCAGGTCAACCTGAAGAACCGCGTTCTCTCCATCAGTGAAATGTGGGTCATCAGTCCGACGATGATCAACGACTTCCGCGCTGGCGGAAATGTCATCACCGTCGACAGCATTCCCGACCAACCCTTCACCACGGCGGAGTGGGGCATCACGAATCCCCTCGGGTTCACCCCCGCGCCAAGCATCAACGTCTCCAACGCGATCGACCTGAATGCGTCCCCACTGGCTTCGAACTTCAGCCAGAACAAAACCTATACCTTCGGCGACACGCTGACATGGACAAAAGGGAAGCACACTCTGAAGTTTGGCGGCGAATACAAGCGCCAGGTCATCAACTTGCGGTATGACGCCTACAACAATGGCCAGCTCTTCTATCTCGATTACGGTACGATGATGAGCGGTTATCCGCTGCTTTCCATTCTCGGAACTGGCGATCCGTATCGCGCCATTCGTGCCAATGATTTCAACCTGTTCATCCAGGACGACTGGCGTGTCAGTAATCGATTGACCATCAATGCGGGTTTGCGCTGGGACGTTTACGGCGCCTTTACAGAAGAGAAGGGCCGCTTCGTGGCCTTCGATCCTCGCCTCGCGGAAACCGCCGCTCTTCCGAATCCTGCGCAGTATCTTCCCTACGGCGGTGTAGCCGTAACTGCCGGATTCGTGCAGGCGGGAAACGGCAACGTTCCGGGAATTCCCAAGGTGCAGGACGGATTGGTGGACACGCCCTACAAGAACTTCGGGCCGCGCATTGGTTTCGCATTCCGCCCGAACCCCGACAACGATACAGTGGTGATCCGCGGTGGATACGGCATCTATTACGACCGTATCAACGCTCGCAGTTTCAATAGCCAGGTCTTCAATCCACCGTACAATCTCGTCGGCCTCAACTTATCTAACTTCGTGACCCATCTCATTTCGCCGGCGAACCCGTACGTCCAGGTTCCCGCGCCGAGTGAGTTTCCAATCGCCTTCAACAACACAACCTACTTCCCGAATGGCGGCCCGCCGTTCTTTCTCCCCGTCGGAGCCTCGGCAACCACCAGCGCTGTTCCTGTGAACGGCATCTATCCCGATCGCAGCAATTTCGTCACCCCCTACGTGCAGCAGTACAACTTCGGCGTTCAGTGGGAGGCGCTGAAGAACACGCTGCTGGACGTCAGCTATGTCGGTTCCATGTCCCACAAGTTGACTCGCCTCTGGAATCTGAATCAATCGACACTTCCGACCAACGTCTACTACGGACCTTACAGCGGCCCGTATCCGTATGGACTTTCCGGATTGGCCTCTGCCCCTCTCGGTACCTTCGTCCAGCAGACGAGCGGGCAGTCCAGTTACAACTCGTTGCAGGCCAGCGTTACCAGGCGCTACGCGAACGGCCTGCAGTTTCTCACGAGTTACACCTGGTCCCACTCCATCGATGATTTCTCCGGCGGTGCCGTCAACGACCTGACCGGCGTCATCGGCGACACTCACCAGAACTATTTCGGCTCGTCGGACTTCGACCGCCGGCACCGCTTCGTCGTCAGCTTCGTCTACGACTTGCCCAAGGCGTACCGCGGCGGCGCCGGTTTCCCGAAGCAGGTCCTGAACAACTGGCAGTTGGCCGGAGTCGGCACCTGGCAGAGCGGCGTGCCGTTCAGCATCATCGGCAACGCCTCGGCATTCGTCGCCGTCTATGCCGATTTCAAACCCGGCGAGACGGTTGGTTCGGCAACCAAGAGTGGCGATGTCGTGTCGCGGCTGAACAGCTACTTCAACCCGGCCTCGTTCCAGCAGCCCACGGGCGCCAGTTGGGGCAATGTCCCGCGTAACGCTTTCGTCGGTCCCGGGCAGAAGAACCTCGACCTCTCTCTCGTGAAGTTCTTCCCAATTCGCGAGCAGCAAAAAGTCGAGTTCCGCTCGGAATTCTTCAACGTCTTCAACCACACCAACTTCGCAAACCCCGTGAACGTCCTTGCATCTGCGCAATTCGGCCAGATTCTCGCTACGAGCACCGGTCCACGCGTAATCCAGTTCGCGCTGAAGTACAGCTTTTAA
- a CDS encoding beta-ketoacyl-ACP reductase, whose amino-acid sequence MKDTGLRNKAVIVTGASAGIGRATALRFAEEGARVAAWDISGRDSAALVKDIESAGGSAIFGTVNVADVASVEAAVREVREKWGRIDVLINNAGITRDAQLAKWKDGALAAAMTDEQWDAVIGVNLKGVFNCTRAVVPHMIQGGGGVILSASSVVGLYGNFGQTNYVATKAGVIGMTRTWARELGKYKIRVNAVAPGFIGTEMVRAMPPKIVEGMVGHTPLGRLGDPADIANAYVWLASDQASFVHGTVISIDGGLIMGT is encoded by the coding sequence ATGAAAGACACTGGGCTCAGGAACAAAGCTGTAATCGTCACCGGTGCTTCCGCCGGAATCGGCCGTGCCACTGCCCTCCGCTTTGCCGAAGAGGGTGCACGCGTTGCCGCCTGGGACATCTCCGGTCGCGATTCCGCCGCACTCGTAAAAGACATCGAATCCGCCGGCGGTTCCGCGATTTTCGGCACCGTAAACGTCGCTGACGTCGCCTCCGTCGAAGCCGCAGTTCGCGAAGTTCGGGAAAAATGGGGCCGCATCGATGTCCTCATCAACAACGCCGGCATCACTCGCGACGCCCAACTAGCAAAGTGGAAAGACGGTGCCCTCGCCGCGGCGATGACCGACGAGCAGTGGGACGCTGTCATTGGCGTAAACCTGAAGGGCGTCTTCAACTGCACCCGCGCCGTGGTTCCGCATATGATCCAGGGCGGCGGTGGCGTCATTCTCTCCGCGTCCTCTGTCGTCGGCCTCTACGGAAATTTCGGCCAGACGAACTATGTCGCCACCAAGGCCGGCGTCATTGGCATGACCCGCACGTGGGCGCGCGAACTCGGCAAGTACAAAATTCGCGTGAACGCCGTAGCGCCAGGTTTCATCGGCACAGAAATGGTTCGCGCCATGCCGCCAAAAATTGTTGAAGGCATGGTCGGCCACACGCCGCTCGGTCGTCTCGGCGATCCCGCCGACATCGCCAACGCCTACGTCTGGCTCGCATCCGACCAAGCCTCTTTCGTCCACGGAACCGTTATCTCCATCGATGGCGGCCTGATCATGGGAACCTAG
- a CDS encoding ketoacyl-ACP synthase III, whose protein sequence is MTRYAKIISTGRYLPEICVPNDVFRERLKAFAPDFVDKMEAGTGIRQRYYAPDNWATSDVALPAAKQALERAGRKPEDVDLIILGTDSPDYITPATSVVLQGKLGAKNAGTFDVGCACASFPTGLSIAAGMIATNPSIKTVLVLGVYLMHKLADPNDPMTFFYGDGAGAAVLEASDTPGFVASAFLADGTYADAWGIYSGGTAEPASEESLKTGRTKVKMTRRYPPEINDEGWPKLVRMVAERGNFKLSEIDQLIFTQVRKPTIELVMEKLGLPMCKTHTIMEDYGYTGSACVGMALDSAIEHKKIKPGDLVVLVGSGVGYNQAACAFRM, encoded by the coding sequence ATGACTCGATATGCAAAAATCATCTCAACCGGCCGTTACCTGCCCGAAATCTGCGTGCCCAACGATGTCTTTCGCGAACGCCTGAAAGCCTTCGCGCCCGACTTCGTCGACAAGATGGAAGCAGGCACGGGCATCCGCCAGCGTTACTACGCGCCCGACAACTGGGCGACCTCAGACGTCGCGTTACCCGCAGCGAAACAAGCCCTCGAGCGCGCAGGGCGCAAGCCGGAAGACGTGGACCTGATCATCCTCGGTACCGATTCTCCTGACTACATCACGCCTGCAACTTCGGTCGTACTGCAGGGGAAACTCGGCGCGAAGAACGCCGGCACCTTCGACGTGGGCTGCGCCTGCGCATCGTTCCCAACGGGACTGAGCATAGCCGCCGGGATGATCGCCACCAACCCGAGCATCAAGACCGTTCTCGTCCTCGGCGTCTATCTCATGCACAAACTCGCCGACCCCAATGATCCGATGACCTTCTTCTACGGTGACGGCGCGGGTGCTGCCGTACTCGAGGCCAGCGATACTCCGGGCTTTGTCGCCTCGGCGTTTCTCGCCGACGGTACCTACGCCGACGCCTGGGGAATTTATTCCGGCGGCACCGCCGAGCCCGCCAGCGAAGAATCACTCAAAACTGGCAGGACGAAAGTGAAGATGACGCGCCGGTATCCCCCCGAAATCAACGACGAGGGATGGCCCAAGCTGGTGCGCATGGTCGCCGAACGCGGCAACTTCAAACTCAGTGAAATCGATCAACTCATCTTCACGCAGGTACGCAAGCCCACGATCGAACTCGTAATGGAAAAACTCGGCCTGCCGATGTGCAAAACGCACACCATCATGGAAGACTATGGTTACACCGGCTCCGCTTGCGTCGGCATGGCGCTCGACTCAGCTATCGAACACAAGAAGATCAAGCCCGGCGACCTCGTCGTCCTGGTCGGGTCCGGCGTCGGCTACAACCAGGCCGCATGCGCATTCCGCATGTGA
- a CDS encoding alpha/beta hydrolase, whose translation MKLVIIAIGLVLFVALVFACVIFFRYPMALFNWQNRRALKSAGFVEKSIASPVGKQTVWEKGSGPILVLLHGAGDHAGSWSKVAPQLAESYDVVIPDLAGHGRSDPETGPLTIDTMLSGLDSVISAKAPSQKVIIAGNSLGAWLAFLYAKDHPNKVNRIIAIDGGPIRGERPDLVPLPTNREQAAKLFDAILDPGSPHPPGFVLDDVVRASHNGPIGRMVAAGAADMSKHLLDGKLAAFTTPVDLIWGGSDRLIPLSYAQRMDAELPNVRLTTLPRCGHIPQQECPIALTKTLTDALHQPPPAAKPPLASAASKEENK comes from the coding sequence ATGAAACTCGTGATCATCGCGATTGGCCTTGTCCTCTTCGTAGCGCTCGTCTTCGCCTGCGTCATCTTCTTCCGGTATCCCATGGCACTCTTCAACTGGCAGAATCGCCGAGCCCTGAAGTCCGCCGGCTTCGTCGAGAAGTCGATTGCGAGCCCGGTCGGAAAACAGACCGTCTGGGAGAAGGGAAGCGGACCCATTCTCGTCCTGCTGCACGGTGCAGGCGATCACGCCGGCTCCTGGTCGAAAGTCGCACCGCAGCTTGCCGAGAGCTATGACGTCGTGATCCCGGATCTCGCTGGTCACGGCCGCAGCGATCCAGAAACCGGGCCCCTCACTATCGACACCATGCTTAGTGGCCTCGACTCAGTCATCTCGGCGAAAGCCCCGAGCCAGAAAGTCATCATCGCCGGAAATTCGCTCGGCGCCTGGCTCGCTTTTCTCTACGCGAAAGATCATCCAAATAAAGTCAATCGCATCATTGCCATTGATGGCGGCCCGATTCGCGGCGAACGCCCCGACCTGGTTCCGCTCCCTACCAATCGCGAACAGGCTGCCAAGCTCTTCGACGCCATTCTCGATCCCGGCAGCCCTCATCCGCCCGGCTTCGTTCTCGACGACGTAGTTCGCGCCTCGCACAATGGCCCCATCGGTCGCATGGTCGCCGCCGGTGCCGCGGACATGTCGAAGCATCTCCTCGATGGAAAGCTCGCTGCTTTCACAACTCCAGTCGACTTGATTTGGGGCGGGTCCGACCGCCTGATACCGCTCTCCTACGCGCAGCGCATGGACGCCGAACTACCAAACGTCCGTCTCACCACTCTGCCCCGCTGCGGGCACATTCCGCAGCAGGAGTGCCCCATCGCGCTCACCAAGACATTGACCGATGCACTGCATCAGCCACCGCCGGCCGCGAAGCCGCCCCTCGCATCTGCCGCCTCGAAGGAAGAGAACAAATGA